In one Mauremys mutica isolate MM-2020 ecotype Southern chromosome 3, ASM2049712v1, whole genome shotgun sequence genomic region, the following are encoded:
- the FAM110C gene encoding protein FAM110C yields the protein MPTEISHAVRMHAISDFPLTVRLLSKGPEYLRRQMEAGTPGRKSAVERLAADKAKYVKSQHVISTKQEPVIVLSSASESSSESCSVENKKINRDFGGGKGTKNLEPTKAMYSCSAPLEPDPPIARRSSSKRQVRPDSLVIYRQKCELVKGQSNERSRGGLVRRLFQGSMKEKLSTSPEMPSIIGEGLTPESEETVSTKHAANGPNSRVGEHAAPANTEAPAIPEREDSSQLTVAPDEVKDIRRKGLHRSQSDISSRYSKSFSEFDTFFNYCGLEPEVVEDLGRENFSVISDNVSFRIRSISVATSESDFTRHSGDDGLLEEELTEQVPSTTSVIERNARIIKWLYTCKKAKETNNMLRELA from the coding sequence ATGCCAACTGAAATCTCTCATGCCGTAAGAATGCATGCCATCTCGGACTTCCCTTTGACAGTGCGACTCCTCAGCAAGGGGCCAGAGTACCTTCGCAGACAGATGGAGGCAGGCACCCCAGGCAGGAAAAGTGCTGTGGAAAGACTGGCAGCTGATAAGGCCAAGTATGTAAAAAGTCAGCATGTAATCAGCACTAAGCAGGAACCCGTCATCGTGCTCAGCTCAGCCTCAGAGAGCAGCAGTGAGAGCTGTTCAgtggaaaacaaaaaaatcaacaggGACTTTGGTGGAGGGAAAGGCACAAAAAACTTGGAACCAACTAAAGCAATGTATTCCTGCAGTGCTCCCCTGGAACCTGATCCACCCATAGCGAGGCGCAGCAGCTCCAAGAGGCAGGTACGGCCAGACTCCCTAGTGATCTACCGCCAGAAATGTGAGCTTGTGAAAGGTCAAAGCAATGAGAGGTCACGAGGAGGCCTGGTGAGGCGGCTGttccaggggtccatgaaggagAAGCTGTCGACTTCCCCTGAGATGCCCAGCATAATTGGGGAGGGCCTCACACCAGAAAGTGAAGAGACAGTATCCACCAAACATGCCGCCAATGGGCCAAACAGCCGTGTAGGTGagcatgctgcccctgcaaacACAGAAGCACCAGCTATTCCTGAGCGTGAGGACTCCTCACAACTGACTGTTGCTCCTGATGAGGTCAAGGACATCAGGAGGAAAGGGCTGCATCGCTCCCAGTCTGATATCAGCTCTCGCTATTCCAAGTCTTTCTCTGAGTTTGACACTTTCTTTAATTACTGTGGCCTTGAACCCGAGGTCGTTGAGGATCTGGGCAGAGAGAACTTCTCTGTGATTTCTGACAACGTCTCCTTCAGGATCCGCAGCATCAGCGTGGCAACATCCGAGAGTGACTTCACAAGGCACAGTGGGGACGATGGGCTGTTGGAGGAAGAACTGACTGAACAGGTCCCCAGCACCACTTCAGTGATTGAGCGCAATGCTCGGATAATCAAATGGCTATATACTTGTAAGAAAGCCAAGGAGACTAACAACATGCTACGAGAGCTTGCGTGA